Part of the Maridesulfovibrio sp. genome, ACGATAACGTACCCCGCATCCTGCCCAAGCAGGTTACCGCAGAAATCAATTTTAACTCATGGGAAGTTTCTCCCGTGTTCAACTGGCTCAAGGAACAGGGCAATCTCAGCTGGCCTGAAATGCTGCAGATTTTCAACACCGGTATCGGTTACATCCTCGTTGTATCCAAAGACCGTGAAGAAGATGTGCTCAGCAGACTGGCCGGAATGAAGCTCAATTCATGGAAGATCGGTGAAATCACCGCCCGTGACGGAGATTCCGAGCAGGTTAAAGTTAATTTCTAGTTTTTGTCTTTGGTAAGTCAAAAGCCCTCGAACCTTATGGTTTGAGGGCTTTTTTATTTAACATTATTCAAGATATATTTATCGGCTGTGGGCTGGTTGCCAATTATTCGTCAGTTCTAAAGCTTTTTGTATTTCTGAGTGAGTCATTCTGCGTTCAAGCATGTCTCGGCTCTTTGCGGCTTGTCTGATTCCTTGCGCGGCTGACAGGCTGAACCTCATGTATGCCAGAACGTAGTCCTGCGGAATATCCTGTCCGCTTTCATACATTGCTGCAATATTATACTGGGCTTCGGGGACTCCCTGCCTCGCAGCCTTTAAATACCATTGTGCCGCTCTGGCGCGGTCCTGTTTTACTCCCAGTCCGTTGTCGAACATAAGTCCAAGGTTATACTGGGACAGCGCATAACCTTGCTCTGCGGCGGTTAAGTACCAAAAAACCGCATGTGAGTAATTCTGCGGTATTCCCAAACCTTCTGCGTACATAAGGGCCAGATCGTGCTGGGCTTTCGGCAGTCCTTGTTCAGCCGCCTTCATGTACCATTGCGCAGCCTGAGAGTAATCTTGCGGCAGACCCAGACCATTTTCGTAAAGCCGTCCAAGATTAAGCTGGGCCCCTGCAAAATTCAGTTCTGCTGCCCGTCGGTACCATTGGGCTGCAATGGAGTAGTTTTGTTCAACTCCCTTCCCGTTGTCATACATGGACCCTAGATTATTCTGAGCCATGGCGTTGTCTTGTTCCGCAGCCTTGCGGTACCATATAGCAGCCTGATTTAAGTCCTGCTCTGTCCCCATGCCTTGGGCATACATTATGCCCAGATTATACATGGCCTTGGCGTGTCCCTGCTCTGCCGCATTGATAAATTTACGGCCTGCAAGTTCGTAGTTTCCCTACTGGTAGGCTGCGAAACCGTCTTCAAAGTCGTCAGCATTTGAGGGGGCTGGAAAAATAGCAGAGAGACCCATAAGTAATATGGCTGCGCAAGATATTAAATGTATGAAACGTTTCATATATACTCCGGGTCGTTTTTGCTTAAGTTCCGCAGAATGTCTGGTAGACTCGTTCTGTCGGTTCCGGAGGTTGCATGTATTCATCGTATTCCGGTTGCTCATCATATGGATGATGCAGAATTTTGATCAGCTTCTTGGTCGGTTCGAAATCATCATTTTCAACAGCAGCACTGATGGCCTGCTCAACGCGGTGGTTGCGGGGGATGAAGGCCGGGTTGTTGCGGTCCATAGTTTGGGCCGCTTCTTCTTTAGTTATATTTTGCCGTTCCCGTTCGGCTTTCCATTTTTCAAGCCATTCCGAGATGTTGTTTTTGCCGTTGAAAAGGCTCAGTAGGGGGGCTCCATTGCCCAAAACGGTTTTGCTCAGCATCCTGAAGCTGAGGGTAAAGTCTGCCTTGGATTCATGCATGATCTGCAATAAATCATTCAGCAATTCTTGAGCAGGTTCATCCGGCTTCAGACCGATCTTGCTGCACATTTCAGCAAAGTAATGTGTCCTGAATTCAGGCCCGAATCCCTGTACAATTTCTTCCGCACGGGATTTGGCCTGCTCAGTATCCGTATGGATGAGGGACAGCAGGCATCCGGCAAGTCCGGCAAGGTTCCATTGGGCAATGGAAGGCTGGCGTCCGTATGCATACCTGCCGTAATGGTCGATGGAACTGAAGACCGTTGCCGGATCATAACCATCCATGAAGGCGCAGGGTCCGTAATCAATGGTCTCACCGGAAATAGTGGTGTTGTCTGTGTTCATTACCCCGTGAATAAATCCGATCCGCATCCATTTGGCTACCAGCCGCGCCTGAACCGAGCAGACTTTTCCGAGGAATGCCGCATAGGGATTTCCGGCTTCTTTAAGATGCGGATAGTGAAGGTCAATGGCATAATCCGTTAGGGTTTTTACTCCCTCATAATCGTTTCGGGATGCAAAATACTCAAAGGTACCGATCCGAATATGGCTGGATGCAACACGGGTGAAGACTGCCCCGGGGAGGGCTTGTTCCCGGAAAACATTTTCTCCACTGCAGACCATGGCAAGGGCGCGGGTGGTGGGAATGCCCAGCCGGAACATGGCTTCACTTACAATGTATTCGCGGATGGCCGGACCAAGAGGCGAACGGCCGTCTCCGTTGCGGGAATACATGGTCTGTCCGGCACCTTTGAGCTGAATGTCGTAGCGTTTTCCGCTGCTGTTGACGAATTCACCGAGCAGGACAGCCCTGCCGTCACCCAGTTGGGGCACGAAATTACCGAACTGGTGTCCGGCGTATACTTGGGCCAGCGGTTCCGAATCCTGAGGCGGTTTGTTGCCGGAAAACAATTCTGCCTGTTCAGCATCTGTTTCCGGCAAGGGGAATTCCATTTCCCCGGCAAGCTCCCGGTTCACGAGAATGATCCGGGGCTGCTTTACTGGGGTGGGATTTATGCGCTGGTAGAATTTGTTTTCCAGCCGTGCGTAGCTGTTGTCAAAGGGCATGACAGAAATTATTTCCGCATCCACTTACCATTTGCGTTCTGGATAAACCAGCCGGAAGGCGCGCGTTCCTGCCATTCCTGAGCGAAGATGGCTTTGACTTTTTCAAGTTCACTGCCGGGGATGTTCATGGATGCGGCTACTTCGGAGTAAAGCTGGTCGCGGGTATCGTTATCCTGCGAAACAAGGCGGCGCAGTTCTGCTGTCTGCTTGATGTTCAGCCCGTCCTTGTTGATTATTTGCAGGTAGCCGTCCTTGGTGATGCCGATATTTCCGGCGTTGTAATAAGGTACCAGTTTTTTGTGGTCGGCGGCAATTGACTGTTTCAATCCGCGGATGGCGGCGTTGGATTTCTTGTCGATTTCAGCTTTGCTGACCTGAGCGTGGGCCGCTTGCGGTGTGAGCAGAGCAAGGAAGCTTTCAAGTGCGGACTGGTCGTCTTTATTTTCCTGTTTGGGGTTGGTTCCGTAAACGTCCTCCACAATATCTTCCGCAGCCCGTTCAACCTTGGCGGCCGGGAAATATATGTTCACTGTCACACAGGCGACAAAGGATAGAAGGCTGATAAAGGTTAAAACCTGTGCGGTTTTTTTGAGCATGGTAAACTCCTGTGCTTTTAGTTGCCGATGACCCGTTTCAGTCTTTTGAGCATGTCTGAAAAACTGATCAGGTTTTCGGGATTGCTGTTTATTACGTTGATGCCGAATAAAGGCGGTCTTTTAATAATGTACTCGATTCCATCATCTCTGATCAAGCCTCGAATCTTGAAGATGTCGTCATTCAGAGTGCATTCAAGGCCCAGTCCGGCATAGCCGAATTCTTTGAAAAATTGCGAAAAGACTCCCACGCCTGCCCCGGTAAGACCGGAACCGGTTCCGATAACCGACAGGGTGTTCACCGCTTTAAGGCTGATATCACCGGACTTGCCGGAACCGGGAGTTGTGCGGGCCACAAGGTGGAATGATGCAGGCTGATCGTAAGCGATGACCAGTTCGTTCAGTTCAAGGTCCATGCGTCCGGTGATGCGTCCGATATCCAGTGCCTTACTGAGCGGTTCAAGATCAAGGTGCGTTACGTTGAAGTCTGCACCGTACTGCCGGGAATCCTCAAAGGGGTTTTCAGCGAAAATTTCATCAATGGTCATCTCCCCGCCGTAGACATTACCGTAAAGTTTTCCGCTGGTGGAAAGATGGTCTTTAAGCAGCCAGAATTTTAAGTCTCCACTAATCTGTCCATTGATGGGCAACGATTTTGGAGAAAGGGGCAGCAAATTTATGCCCTTGGCGACAATTTTGCCGTTGAGTGCAAAGTCGTCATTAAAGGGATGACGCATCTTCAAGTCGGAAAGATTAAATGTGCCTCCTTCCAGAGAAATCGTCGGGATTGTTCCGAATTCAATGGAATTTGAGGATACGCTGATGGGAAAAGCGAAATTTGTAATCTCAAGCTGCCCGGACTTGATTTCATCAAAGCTGATCATGCCAGCCGGGGAATAGGGCAGGGTTTGATCCGCTTGCGGCAGGAATCTTTCGTTAAGGGAAAGCACAAATGGCAGGTCTGCATTAATATCGCTGAAAACGGTTTCATCTTTGCGGACTGTGCAGTTTTCAAAACTCATCTCCCCACGCAGATGAGTTTTAGCTTTAGTGCCGTTGAAGGCGCAGCGCAGTGCAAATTTACCGTTGCCGCCCAATCCTTCCAAGGAAAAGGGATCAATTGCGAAGGTCTTGAATGGTGCCGACAGTTCAGCTGTTTTATATTCAGCATTGCCGGAGAATGTTGGGCTATAAAAGATGTTTTTGAGCTGTGCGTCTGCTTTGAAGTCTCCCATTCCTTTCCAATTTAGGTGAGTTTTAAGCTTAATCCTGCCGGATTTATCAGGAATGGTGGACTCAATTTCAGCATGCAGCGGATGTTTTGTGATGTTTACATAAAAGGTATCATAAAGGGCTTCACCGGATTGAAAATGAGCTTTCAGGGTCGGCTGTGGATTATCAAGCAGACTGTCGGCTTCAATGCTTCCTTTCATGCTGTCTATGAGTGCCAGTCCGTCGGCTGATGCAGCGGAGAGTCCATTGAAATCAAGTCGCAGGCTTGCTTCAGGGGAACTGCTGATTTTACGTAGAGCAATTTTGAGTGAAAATTCTCCTTCCTTATCCCATTTCTCAAAGTCAGGAAAATTGATTTCCACGATTCGTTCCAGCAGTGGCAGGGGATTGCTGATTTCCAGCAGACAACTACCATCTCTAACCGGGGTGTAGCTCAATCTGGTTGTCAGTTCCGGCAGATTTCCGGCTTTCAGCAGTAAATCTTTGAAGTCCGCTGCTCCTGAAACCGGATCAATAATTCCTTTTCCGGTGATGCTCAGGTCGGGATTGCTTAATCCAAGCTGGGGCAGATCTGCCTTTAAATTTTTAATTGTAAGCTGAAATGAGTTCAGGCGTAATAATCCGGAATCAAGATCAAAGTTTGTGCTGAGTTTAATCGGGCCGGATTCGATAGGTCCTTTTCTGTTCAGGTATTCCCCATTGAACCTGAATTGTGAACCTTTCAGATGCTCGACATATCCCTTCAGAACCCCGGCTATTCCAGCTTGCGGCAAATCAACAGAAAATTGCCAGTTCAGGCCGAATCCACCATCTTTTGAAAAAGAGGATTGCGGGGTGGTGAAGATCAGCAGCAAAAGCATGCATGCGCTGAAAAATAGGGATCGTCTGTTCATCTGTTTTTTATACACATCAGAAAGGTCGCTGGGAAGTTGCTGCTATCAAGGTTCTTAATATTGGGATGGTTTTTGTTGAAAAAAATGAGTCAGCTAAAGCGTATCTATTCATTGGACGGAAATTGTGTAATATTCTTACCGCAAATTAATATAGTTCTGCGTGTGAGGGCGTAATTTTATGAGGTTTGTTGTCTTTTTAGTTTTTGCAATTTTGAATATTGTTTCCCCGCTGGTTGAGTCTGTTTCGGCTGATACGTTAAGGGTTATGCTGCATACCGGATCTTTTCCCCCATATTTTTTTGAAGAAGGGGACAGTCGAAGCGGAATAATTAAAGATATATTTTCGGCTCTTTCTAATGAGACCGGGGACACAATTGAGTATATTCGTGTCCCATTCAACCGTGCTTTGTATAAGTTTGAAGCCGGCCAGATAGATATTGAGCCCATGACTAATCCGGTCTGGCGGCAAAATTCCAAGGTTCCGGGTGTTTATAGTATTCCGTATACTGTGTCTGAGGAAGTTGTCATTTTTAATTCAAGACACTTTATTTCTGTTGATTCCCCGGAAGATTTATTGGGTAAAACTATTGGAGTTGTCAGGGGCTACCGTTATCCGA contains:
- a CDS encoding tetratricopeptide repeat protein, which gives rise to MYNLGIMYAQGMGTEQDLNQAAIWYRKAAEQDNAMAQNNLGSMYDNGKGVEQNYSIAAQWYRRAAELNFAGAQLNLGRLYENGLGLPQDYSQAAQWYMKAAEQGLPKAQHDLALMYAEGLGIPQNYSHAVFWYLTAAEQGYALSQYNLGLMFDNGLGVKQDRARAAQWYLKAARQGVPEAQYNIAAMYESGQDIPQDYVLAYMRFSLSAAQGIRQAAKSRDMLERRMTHSEIQKALELTNNWQPAHSR
- a CDS encoding protein adenylyltransferase SelO family protein, coding for MPFDNSYARLENKFYQRINPTPVKQPRIILVNRELAGEMEFPLPETDAEQAELFSGNKPPQDSEPLAQVYAGHQFGNFVPQLGDGRAVLLGEFVNSSGKRYDIQLKGAGQTMYSRNGDGRSPLGPAIREYIVSEAMFRLGIPTTRALAMVCSGENVFREQALPGAVFTRVASSHIRIGTFEYFASRNDYEGVKTLTDYAIDLHYPHLKEAGNPYAAFLGKVCSVQARLVAKWMRIGFIHGVMNTDNTTISGETIDYGPCAFMDGYDPATVFSSIDHYGRYAYGRQPSIAQWNLAGLAGCLLSLIHTDTEQAKSRAEEIVQGFGPEFRTHYFAEMCSKIGLKPDEPAQELLNDLLQIMHESKADFTLSFRMLSKTVLGNGAPLLSLFNGKNNISEWLEKWKAERERQNITKEEAAQTMDRNNPAFIPRNHRVEQAISAAVENDDFEPTKKLIKILHHPYDEQPEYDEYMQPPEPTERVYQTFCGT
- a CDS encoding transporter substrate-binding domain-containing protein, whose protein sequence is MRFVVFLVFAILNIVSPLVESVSADTLRVMLHTGSFPPYFFEEGDSRSGIIKDIFSALSNETGDTIEYIRVPFNRALYKFEAGQIDIEPMTNPVWRQNSKVPGVYSIPYTVSEEVVIFNSRHFISVDSPEDLLGKTIGVVRGYRYPKFDPYFESKRIIDYRLENENKIVQLLLAGRLDQALINLDFANYQIKKKRLGSQLKVGKPFSVRDMMIRFHPNKIKMVPRFNKAIEKLLNDGTIKRIYDRYR
- a CDS encoding DUF1318 domain-containing protein; the protein is MLKKTAQVLTFISLLSFVACVTVNIYFPAAKVERAAEDIVEDVYGTNPKQENKDDQSALESFLALLTPQAAHAQVSKAEIDKKSNAAIRGLKQSIAADHKKLVPYYNAGNIGITKDGYLQIINKDGLNIKQTAELRRLVSQDNDTRDQLYSEVAASMNIPGSELEKVKAIFAQEWQERAPSGWFIQNANGKWMRK